One stretch of Pseudoxanthomonas sp. Root65 DNA includes these proteins:
- a CDS encoding fumarylacetoacetate hydrolase family protein, which produces MTDIIPAPPVPRVPVRGGGTFPVRRIFCVGRNFADHAREMGATAPASKAERGTPVFFHKPADAIVTGGADVPYPPGTHDLHHEVELVVALGADAPAGPLAREDAPALVAAYGVGLDLTRRDLQAAAKAKGLPWDTGKGFDHSAPVSELVPVADVGTLEDRTLTLRVNGETRQHGSLHDLIWDVPDILHELSTLYALKAGDLVFMGTPAGVAALVPGDTFVASLEGVVTLQGRITG; this is translated from the coding sequence ATGACCGACATCATTCCTGCCCCGCCGGTACCGCGCGTACCCGTTCGCGGCGGCGGCACGTTCCCGGTGCGACGCATCTTCTGCGTCGGCCGCAACTTCGCCGACCACGCGCGTGAAATGGGCGCGACCGCCCCGGCCTCGAAGGCCGAGCGCGGTACCCCGGTGTTCTTCCACAAGCCCGCCGATGCCATCGTCACCGGTGGCGCGGACGTGCCCTATCCGCCCGGCACGCACGATCTTCACCATGAAGTGGAACTGGTGGTGGCGCTCGGCGCCGACGCACCCGCCGGCCCGCTCGCGCGCGAGGATGCGCCGGCGCTGGTGGCGGCCTATGGCGTCGGCCTGGACCTCACGCGCCGCGACCTGCAGGCGGCGGCGAAGGCCAAGGGTCTGCCCTGGGACACGGGCAAAGGCTTCGATCATTCCGCGCCGGTGAGCGAACTGGTTCCCGTTGCCGACGTCGGCACGCTGGAGGACCGCACCCTGACCCTGCGCGTGAACGGCGAAACCCGCCAGCACGGATCGCTGCACGACCTGATCTGGGACGTGCCCGATATCCTGCACGAGCTGTCGACGCTCTATGCCTTGAAGGCCGGCGATCTGGTCTTCATGGGCACCCCGGCGGGCGTGGCCGCGCTGGTGCCGGGCGACACCTTCGTCGCCTCGCTGGAGGGTGTGGTGACGTTGCAGGGACGCATCACGGGCTGA
- a CDS encoding Rieske 2Fe-2S domain-containing protein gives MRLSALNDIADGGFAEVEASIGDDAESLILYRDGDDVRAWLNVCPHAGRRLDWAPGQFLKSKDGHLVCAAHGASFELVRGDCVAGPCRGDALRAIAVQVRDGEVWLG, from the coding sequence ATGCGACTGAGCGCACTGAATGACATCGCCGATGGCGGTTTCGCCGAGGTTGAAGCCTCGATCGGCGACGATGCCGAGTCGTTGATCTTGTATCGCGACGGCGACGACGTCCGTGCTTGGCTGAATGTCTGCCCGCATGCCGGTCGCCGTCTCGACTGGGCGCCCGGCCAGTTCCTCAAGAGCAAGGACGGCCATCTGGTCTGCGCCGCCCATGGCGCCTCGTTCGAGCTGGTGCGCGGCGATTGCGTCGCCGGTCCGTGTCGCGGCGATGCACTGCGCGCCATCGCCGTGCAGGTGCGCGACGGCGAGGTGTGGCTGGGCTGA
- a CDS encoding cache domain-containing protein, with product MNACAVASVSDAGIDDHIQSVSGLSDSLLKQLRQSLQKIDEINRITRIISMNARIEAVRIGTAGRSFGVIAEEMDTLSRRVSDTAQEIDRMAGRTSTDLRERLEQLQTDVRRTRLTDLALANIDLIDRNLYERSCDVRWWATDTAMVAAAQDPQPAAVAHASQRLGQILDSYTVYFDLVLVDLQGTVIANGRPRQYRSVGQSVAQQAWFQSAMATASGEEFGFQSMHASPLAGDERVLVYACTVRDGGRVTGRPLGVLGIVFRWDALAQTIVQRTPLSEAEWRRSRVCIVDGQGHVLADTLGADAASARLDFPGRATLFAQPRAAVDLVIDGRTHCVAHAASPGYETYRTGWHCVITQGVD from the coding sequence ATGAACGCATGCGCTGTCGCTTCCGTGTCCGACGCCGGTATCGATGACCACATCCAGTCCGTGTCCGGGCTGTCGGACTCGCTGCTGAAGCAGTTGCGGCAGTCGCTGCAGAAGATCGACGAGATCAACCGCATCACCCGCATCATTTCGATGAACGCGCGTATCGAAGCGGTCCGCATCGGCACCGCCGGCCGCAGCTTCGGGGTGATCGCCGAGGAGATGGACACGCTGTCGCGCCGGGTCAGCGATACCGCGCAGGAGATCGACCGCATGGCCGGGCGCACCAGTACCGATCTGCGCGAGCGGCTGGAGCAGTTGCAGACCGACGTGCGCCGCACACGGCTGACCGACCTGGCGCTGGCGAACATCGACCTGATCGACCGAAACCTGTACGAGCGCAGCTGCGATGTGCGCTGGTGGGCCACCGATACCGCGATGGTGGCGGCCGCACAGGACCCGCAACCGGCGGCCGTGGCACATGCCAGCCAGCGGCTCGGCCAGATCCTGGATTCGTACACCGTCTACTTCGACCTGGTGCTCGTCGACCTGCAGGGCACCGTGATCGCCAACGGGCGACCGCGCCAGTACCGGTCGGTGGGTCAGTCGGTCGCGCAACAAGCCTGGTTCCAGTCCGCCATGGCCACGGCCAGCGGCGAGGAGTTCGGCTTCCAGTCGATGCACGCCAGCCCGCTGGCCGGCGACGAGCGCGTGCTGGTGTACGCCTGCACCGTGCGCGACGGCGGCCGCGTGACCGGACGCCCGCTGGGCGTGCTGGGCATCGTGTTCCGCTGGGACGCGCTGGCGCAGACCATTGTCCAACGCACGCCCCTGTCGGAGGCCGAATGGCGGCGCAGCCGGGTCTGCATCGTCGATGGCCAGGGCCACGTGCTGGCCGACACGCTGGGCGCAGACGCCGCGTCGGCGCGACTGGACTTTCCCGGGCGCGCGACCCTGTTCGCCCAGCCGCGCGCGGCGGTCGACCTGGTCATCGACGGACGCACCCACTGCGTGGCGCACGCGGCTTCGCCCGGCTACGAGACCTATCGCACGGGCTGGCACTGCGTGATCACCCAGGGCGTCGACTGA
- the ettA gene encoding energy-dependent translational throttle protein EttA produces MSSQYIYTMNRVSKVVPPKRQIIKDISLSFYPGAKIGLLGLNGAGKSTVLKIMAGVDKDFEGEARPQPGIKVGYLAQEPELNPEHTVRQAVEEGVGDVLQAQAALEAVYAAYAEEGADFDALAKEQERLEAILAAGDAHTLENQLDVAADALRLPPWDAIVGKLSGGEKRRVALCRLLLQKPDMLLLDEPTNHLDAESVEWLEQFLARYTGTVVAVTHDRYFLDNAAEWILELDRGRGIPWKGNYTDWLVQKDERLKQEDNQEKARQKAIQKELEWSRQNAKGGRSKGKARLARLEELQSVDYQRRNETNEIFIPPGERLGNNVIEFKNVSKKFGDRLLIDNLSFLVPGGAIVGIIGPNGAGKSTLFKMITGQEKPDSGTITTGPTVQLAYVDQSREKLEGNHNVFQEISGGLDILNINGVEIQSRAYIGRFNFKGQDQQKLVGSLSGGERGRLHMAKTLLQGGNVLLLDEPSNDLDIETLRALEDALLEFPGNTFVISHDRWFLDRIATHILAFEGDSHVEFFQGNYREYEEDKKRRLGEEGARPHRLRFKALK; encoded by the coding sequence ATGTCCTCGCAATACATCTACACCATGAACCGGGTCAGCAAGGTGGTCCCGCCCAAGCGGCAGATCATCAAGGACATCTCGCTGTCCTTCTATCCGGGCGCGAAGATCGGCCTGCTGGGCCTGAACGGCGCCGGCAAGTCCACGGTGCTGAAGATCATGGCCGGCGTGGACAAGGATTTCGAGGGCGAAGCCCGCCCGCAGCCCGGCATCAAGGTCGGCTACCTGGCACAGGAGCCGGAACTGAATCCCGAGCACACCGTTCGCCAGGCCGTCGAGGAAGGCGTGGGCGACGTGCTGCAGGCGCAGGCCGCGCTGGAAGCCGTCTATGCCGCCTACGCCGAGGAAGGCGCCGACTTCGACGCGCTGGCCAAGGAACAGGAGCGCCTGGAGGCCATCCTCGCCGCCGGCGATGCCCACACGCTGGAAAACCAGTTGGACGTGGCCGCCGATGCCCTGCGCCTGCCGCCGTGGGACGCCATCGTCGGCAAGCTGTCCGGCGGCGAGAAGCGCCGCGTGGCGCTGTGCCGCCTGCTGCTGCAGAAGCCGGACATGCTGCTGCTCGACGAACCGACCAACCACCTGGATGCCGAGTCCGTCGAGTGGCTGGAACAGTTTCTCGCCCGCTACACCGGCACTGTGGTGGCGGTCACCCATGACCGTTACTTCCTCGACAACGCCGCCGAATGGATCCTCGAACTCGACCGCGGCCGCGGTATCCCGTGGAAGGGCAACTACACCGACTGGCTGGTACAGAAGGACGAGCGCCTGAAGCAGGAAGACAACCAGGAAAAGGCCCGCCAGAAGGCGATCCAGAAGGAACTGGAATGGTCGCGCCAGAACGCCAAGGGCGGCCGTTCCAAGGGCAAGGCGCGCCTGGCGCGCCTGGAAGAACTGCAATCGGTCGACTACCAGCGTCGCAACGAGACCAACGAGATCTTCATCCCGCCGGGCGAGCGACTGGGCAACAACGTCATCGAGTTCAAGAATGTCTCGAAGAAGTTCGGCGACCGCCTGCTGATCGACAATCTGAGCTTCCTGGTCCCGGGTGGCGCGATCGTCGGCATCATCGGCCCCAACGGCGCGGGCAAGTCGACGCTGTTCAAGATGATCACCGGCCAGGAAAAGCCGGATTCCGGCACCATCACCACCGGCCCGACCGTGCAGCTCGCGTACGTGGACCAGAGCCGCGAGAAGCTGGAAGGCAACCACAACGTCTTCCAGGAGATTTCCGGCGGCCTGGACATCCTCAACATCAATGGCGTCGAGATCCAGTCGCGCGCCTATATCGGCCGCTTCAACTTCAAGGGCCAGGACCAGCAGAAACTGGTCGGCTCGCTGTCCGGCGGCGAACGCGGCCGCCTGCACATGGCCAAGACGCTGCTGCAGGGCGGCAACGTGCTGCTGCTCGACGAGCCGTCGAACGACCTGGACATCGAAACCCTGCGTGCCCTGGAAGACGCACTGCTGGAGTTCCCGGGCAACACCTTCGTCATTTCGCACGACCGCTGGTTCCTGGACCGCATCGCCACGCACATCCTCGCCTTCGAGGGCGACTCGCACGTGGAATTCTTCCAGGGCAACTACCGCGAATACGAGGAAGACAAGAAGCGTCGCCTGGGCGAGGAAGGCGCACGCCCGCACCGCCTGCGCTTCAAGGCGCTGAAGTGA
- a CDS encoding RcnB family protein — MNTKRLFQTMACAVLAFAVTAPVLARDDRGHDRGRSHHYDRRDDRRDDRRDWREDRRDDRRDYRDQRQAYRHGYHQGRRDDRRYDDRRYYAPPRVVYRPAPGYHRWAKGQRYRDYYRGPVYVVNDYNRYHVRHPPRGYHWVRDDRGNLLMVAIATGIIADLLLHH; from the coding sequence ATGAATACCAAGCGCCTTTTCCAGACCATGGCCTGTGCCGTCCTGGCCTTCGCTGTCACCGCTCCCGTGCTGGCACGCGATGACCGCGGCCACGACCGCGGCCGTTCGCACCACTACGACCGTCGTGATGACCGGCGGGATGATCGCCGCGACTGGCGTGAAGACCGTCGCGATGATCGTCGCGACTATCGCGATCAGCGCCAGGCTTACCGCCATGGCTACCATCAGGGTCGCCGTGACGACCGCCGTTACGACGATCGCCGCTATTACGCGCCGCCGCGCGTGGTCTATCGCCCTGCTCCCGGCTACCACCGCTGGGCCAAGGGCCAGCGCTACCGCGACTACTACCGCGGCCCGGTCTACGTGGTGAACGACTACAACCGTTACCACGTGCGCCATCCGCCCCGCGGTTACCACTGGGTGCGGGACGACCGCGGCAACCTGCTGATGGTCGCGATCGCCACCGGCATCATTGCCGACCTGCTGCTGCACCACTGA
- the glyA gene encoding serine hydroxymethyltransferase: protein MFPRDARIETYDPELAQAIAHEARRQEDHVELIASENYASPRVLEAQGSVLTNKYAEGYPHKRYYGGCEYVDIAEQLAIDRVKQLFGADYANVQPHSGSQANQAVYFALLNPGDTILGMSLAHGGHLTHGAKVNASGKLFNAVQYGVNDQGLIDYDEVERLAVEHKPKMVVAGFSAYSQVIDWARFRAIADKVGAYLFVDMAHVAGLVAAGVYPNPLPHAHVVTSTTHKTLRGPRGGIILAKGAGEEIEKKLQSIVFPGIQGGPLMHVIAAKAVAFKEALEPEFKTYQAQVVKNAQAMAKTIIARGYKIVSGGTENHLMLVDMIGKDVSGKDAEEALGKAHITVNKNSVPNDPRKPFVTSGLRIGTPAVTTRGYGEQDCIDLANWICDVLDAPTDESVLAKVRDNVTAQCRKYPVYG from the coding sequence ATGTTCCCGCGCGACGCCCGCATCGAAACCTACGATCCCGAACTGGCCCAGGCCATCGCCCACGAGGCGCGCCGGCAGGAGGATCACGTCGAGCTGATCGCCAGCGAGAACTACGCCAGCCCGCGCGTGCTGGAAGCCCAGGGCAGCGTGCTGACCAACAAGTACGCCGAGGGTTACCCGCACAAGCGCTATTACGGCGGTTGCGAGTACGTGGACATTGCCGAGCAGTTGGCCATCGACCGCGTGAAGCAGCTGTTCGGCGCCGACTACGCCAACGTGCAGCCGCATTCCGGCTCGCAGGCCAACCAGGCCGTGTACTTCGCCCTGCTGAATCCGGGCGACACCATCCTGGGCATGAGCCTGGCGCACGGCGGCCACCTGACCCACGGCGCCAAGGTCAACGCCTCGGGCAAGCTTTTCAACGCCGTGCAGTACGGCGTCAACGACCAGGGCCTGATCGACTACGACGAAGTCGAGCGTCTGGCCGTGGAGCACAAGCCGAAGATGGTCGTCGCCGGCTTTTCCGCCTATTCGCAGGTCATCGACTGGGCGCGTTTCCGCGCCATCGCCGACAAGGTCGGCGCCTACCTGTTCGTCGACATGGCGCACGTGGCCGGCCTGGTCGCTGCCGGCGTGTACCCGAACCCGCTGCCGCACGCCCACGTGGTCACCTCGACCACCCACAAGACGCTGCGCGGTCCGCGGGGCGGCATCATCCTGGCCAAGGGTGCCGGCGAGGAGATCGAGAAGAAGCTGCAGAGCATCGTCTTCCCGGGTATCCAGGGCGGGCCGCTGATGCACGTCATCGCCGCCAAGGCCGTGGCCTTCAAGGAAGCGCTGGAGCCGGAGTTCAAGACCTACCAGGCACAGGTGGTGAAGAACGCGCAGGCGATGGCGAAGACGATCATCGCGCGCGGGTACAAGATCGTCTCCGGCGGCACCGAAAACCACCTGATGCTGGTCGACATGATCGGCAAGGACGTCAGCGGCAAGGACGCGGAAGAAGCGCTGGGCAAGGCGCACATCACCGTCAACAAGAACTCCGTGCCGAACGATCCGCGCAAGCCCTTCGTCACCTCCGGCCTGCGCATCGGCACCCCCGCCGTGACCACGCGTGGCTATGGCGAGCAGGACTGCATCGACCTGGCCAACTGGATCTGCGACGTACTGGATGCGCCGACCGACGAGTCCGTGCTGGCGAAGGTGCGCGACAATGTGACCGCGCAGTGCCGGAAGTATCCGGTTTACGGCTGA
- the nrdR gene encoding transcriptional regulator NrdR, translated as MHCPFCQHTDTRVIDSRVSEDGATIRRRRECEACGERFSTLENIEIKLPAVIKGDGRRDTFDARKLRAGFDRALQKRPVSEEQIEAAVRAVIHAIRMTGEREIASRKIGEFVMNELRKLDHVGYVRFASVYRSFEDVADFRDEIEKLERDLPAAGQLSLLGGDVVPFDKHADKNKKR; from the coding sequence ATGCATTGCCCCTTCTGCCAGCACACCGATACCCGCGTGATCGACTCGCGCGTGTCCGAGGACGGCGCGACGATCCGTCGCCGTCGCGAGTGCGAGGCGTGCGGGGAGCGGTTCTCGACGCTGGAGAACATCGAGATCAAGCTGCCGGCGGTCATCAAGGGTGATGGCCGGCGGGACACCTTCGATGCGCGCAAGCTGCGCGCCGGTTTCGACCGCGCGCTGCAGAAGCGGCCGGTGTCGGAAGAACAGATCGAGGCCGCCGTGCGTGCGGTGATCCATGCCATCCGCATGACCGGCGAGCGCGAGATCGCCTCGCGCAAGATCGGCGAGTTCGTCATGAACGAGCTGCGCAAGCTGGATCATGTGGGCTACGTCCGCTTCGCTTCTGTCTATCGCAGTTTCGAGGACGTGGCCGATTTCCGCGACGAGATCGAGAAGCTGGAACGCGACTTGCCCGCTGCCGGCCAGCTGTCCCTGCTGGGCGGCGACGTGGTCCCGTTCGACAAGCACGCGGACAAGAACAAGAAGCGCTGA
- a CDS encoding GNAT family N-acetyltransferase, with protein sequence MRIEAIGRHPACIESLARWHHQEWGALYDGWTLDVATAELHDHATRTSLPTTLLLMDGDDLLGSVSLLIEDAPALQDRGSPWLGSLFVRPEARGRGSGRRLVEAAVAHAAGEGVAVLRLFTLWHEDFYASLGWQVEERTSLHGTPVVIMSIRPALRVAHTGDPFDPARTTHD encoded by the coding sequence GTGCGGATCGAGGCGATCGGCCGGCACCCGGCGTGCATCGAATCACTCGCGCGCTGGCATCACCAGGAGTGGGGCGCGCTCTACGACGGCTGGACGCTGGACGTGGCGACCGCCGAACTCCACGACCACGCCACGCGCACGTCGCTGCCGACCACCCTGCTGCTGATGGACGGCGACGACCTGCTGGGGTCGGTCAGCCTGCTGATCGAGGATGCGCCGGCGTTGCAGGATCGCGGCAGTCCGTGGCTGGGCAGCCTGTTCGTGCGGCCGGAGGCTCGTGGGCGCGGCAGCGGACGGCGCCTCGTCGAGGCCGCGGTCGCGCATGCGGCGGGCGAGGGCGTCGCCGTGCTCCGCTTGTTCACCCTGTGGCACGAGGACTTCTACGCCTCGCTCGGTTGGCAAGTGGAAGAGCGCACCTCGCTGCACGGTACGCCGGTGGTGATCATGTCGATCCGGCCCGCCTTGCGCGTGGCGCATACTGGCGACCCCTTCGATCCGGCGCGGACGACGCATGACTGA
- the ribD gene encoding bifunctional diaminohydroxyphosphoribosylaminopyrimidine deaminase/5-amino-6-(5-phosphoribosylamino)uracil reductase RibD has product MTDISFSAFDHQCMARALRLAERGAYTTRPNPMVGCVIAEGEQIVGEGWHQKAGEPHAEVFALRAAGVHAKGATAYVTLEPCAHTGRTGPCAEALVAAGVTRVVAAMRDPFPQVDGAGFDRLRAAGIAVQSGLMEAQARRLNRGFLSRIERGRPWMRVKLATSLDGRTAMANGDSKWISGEASRRDVMRWRARAGAILTGAGTVLADDPSLTVRFGDDTAFEPPLRVVLDPGLATVARGNVRQGDAPTLYVHTAEAKPPREVEVQRAVAPATGSNFDLKAVLELLAARGINEVHAEAGATLAGAFLAAGLADEVLLYVAPVLLGDQARPLFGGLGIQAMADRLRLEIVDSRAIGEDHRLLLQPAR; this is encoded by the coding sequence ATGACTGACATCTCCTTCTCCGCGTTCGACCACCAGTGCATGGCGCGCGCCTTGCGGCTGGCCGAGCGCGGTGCGTACACGACGCGACCGAACCCGATGGTCGGCTGCGTGATCGCGGAGGGCGAGCAGATCGTCGGCGAAGGCTGGCATCAGAAGGCGGGCGAACCGCATGCGGAGGTGTTCGCGCTGCGGGCCGCGGGGGTACACGCGAAGGGCGCGACCGCCTACGTCACGCTGGAGCCCTGCGCGCATACCGGCAGGACCGGGCCGTGCGCGGAAGCACTGGTCGCTGCCGGCGTGACGCGCGTGGTCGCCGCGATGCGCGACCCGTTCCCGCAGGTCGACGGGGCCGGCTTCGACCGGCTGCGTGCGGCCGGCATCGCGGTGCAGTCGGGGCTGATGGAGGCGCAGGCGCGGCGCTTGAACCGCGGCTTCCTGTCGCGCATCGAGCGCGGCCGGCCATGGATGCGGGTGAAGCTGGCGACCAGCCTGGACGGCCGTACCGCGATGGCGAATGGCGACTCCAAGTGGATCAGCGGCGAGGCCTCGCGTCGCGACGTGATGCGCTGGCGGGCCCGTGCGGGCGCCATCCTCACCGGCGCCGGGACGGTGCTGGCCGACGATCCGTCGCTGACGGTGCGCTTCGGCGACGACACGGCCTTCGAGCCGCCGCTTCGGGTGGTGCTCGATCCCGGGCTGGCCACCGTGGCGCGCGGCAACGTGCGCCAGGGCGACGCGCCCACGCTCTACGTGCACACCGCCGAGGCGAAGCCGCCGCGCGAGGTCGAGGTGCAGCGGGCGGTGGCGCCGGCCACCGGCAGCAACTTCGACCTGAAGGCGGTACTGGAACTGCTGGCGGCGCGCGGCATCAACGAAGTACACGCCGAAGCAGGCGCCACGCTGGCGGGCGCGTTCCTGGCCGCGGGCCTGGCCGACGAGGTGCTGCTGTACGTGGCGCCGGTGCTGCTGGGCGACCAGGCTCGGCCGCTGTTCGGCGGCCTGGGCATCCAGGCGATGGCAGACCGGCTGCGGCTGGAGATTGTCGACAGCCGCGCGATTGGCGAAGATCACCGCCTCCTGCTGCAACCCGCCCGCTGA
- a CDS encoding class I SAM-dependent methyltransferase, whose translation MAFKDHFSGVADVYLASRPTYPEALYDAIAAAVPASAHVWEPGAGSGQATRGLAARFAHVHATDPSAAQIERHWAKGEPDDNVSLAIEAAETTALADASVDLVAVAQALHWFDRYRFFATCERVLRPGGVLAAWTYQDIIFEDDLAEVAEKVRDDIDPYWPPERADVDMGYGDYVWPFEFVPTPRLWLTAEWNLPTLLGYFGSLSATGSYRAATGEDPVYAHTPALAEVWGDPQRVRTMRWPLILHLRRKPAA comes from the coding sequence ATGGCTTTCAAGGATCATTTTTCCGGCGTCGCCGACGTCTACCTCGCCTCCCGCCCCACCTACCCGGAGGCGCTTTACGACGCGATCGCCGCGGCCGTCCCGGCCAGCGCGCACGTCTGGGAGCCGGGCGCCGGCAGCGGCCAGGCCACGCGTGGGCTGGCGGCGCGCTTCGCCCATGTGCATGCCACCGATCCCAGCGCCGCGCAGATCGAGCGACACTGGGCCAAGGGTGAGCCGGATGACAACGTCAGTCTGGCCATCGAGGCCGCGGAAACCACCGCGCTGGCCGATGCCAGTGTGGATCTGGTGGCGGTGGCGCAGGCGCTGCACTGGTTCGACCGCTACCGCTTCTTCGCCACCTGCGAGCGCGTGCTGCGGCCGGGCGGCGTGCTGGCGGCATGGACGTACCAGGACATCATCTTCGAGGACGACCTGGCCGAGGTGGCCGAGAAGGTCCGCGACGACATCGACCCGTACTGGCCGCCCGAGCGCGCCGACGTGGACATGGGCTACGGCGACTACGTGTGGCCGTTCGAGTTCGTACCTACGCCGCGCCTGTGGCTGACCGCCGAATGGAACCTGCCCACGCTGCTGGGCTATTTCGGCAGCCTGTCCGCCACCGGCAGTTATCGCGCGGCCACCGGCGAAGACCCGGTCTACGCCCACACGCCGGCGCTGGCCGAGGTCTGGGGCGATCCGCAGCGGGTGCGCACCATGCGCTGGCCGTTGATCCTGCACCTGCGCCGGAAGCCGGCAGCCTGA
- a CDS encoding riboflavin synthase, producing the protein MFTGIIEGVGRIAALEPVGGDVRLTVSVGSLPFDAVQLGESIAVNGVCLTVIAFDASTFQADASTETLSLTTLGGLKEGALVNLERAMRPTDRLGGHLVSGHVDGVGRVLSVHDDARAQRWRFAVPAPLLKYIAKKGSICVDGVSLTVNEVDGEGFEVALIPHTVSHTAFSQTVVGDAVNLEIDLVARYVERLLGAR; encoded by the coding sequence ATGTTCACCGGCATCATCGAAGGCGTTGGTCGCATCGCCGCGCTGGAGCCTGTGGGCGGCGACGTCCGCCTGACGGTGTCGGTCGGCTCGCTGCCGTTCGACGCCGTGCAGCTCGGCGAGAGCATCGCGGTGAACGGCGTGTGCCTGACCGTGATCGCGTTCGACGCATCCACCTTCCAGGCCGATGCGTCCACCGAGACGCTGTCGCTGACCACTCTGGGTGGGCTGAAGGAAGGCGCCCTGGTGAACCTGGAGCGCGCCATGCGCCCGACCGACCGCCTGGGCGGTCATCTGGTCAGCGGCCATGTCGACGGCGTCGGCCGCGTGCTGTCCGTGCACGACGACGCGCGCGCGCAGCGCTGGCGCTTCGCCGTCCCGGCGCCGCTGCTGAAGTACATCGCGAAGAAGGGCTCGATCTGCGTGGACGGCGTCAGCCTGACCGTCAACGAAGTGGACGGCGAGGGTTTCGAGGTCGCGCTGATTCCACATACCGTCTCGCACACCGCGTTTTCGCAGACCGTCGTCGGCGATGCGGTGAACCTGGAGATCGACCTGGTGGCGCGCTACGTGGAGCGTTTGCTCGGCGCGCGCTGA
- the ribB gene encoding 3,4-dihydroxy-2-butanone-4-phosphate synthase has product MSFSPIPELLEEIRNGRMVVIVDDEDRENEGDLIMAAELVKPSDINFMVTHARGLVCLSLTRERCAQLGLAPMVQTNTAQFHTNFTVSIEAAEGVTTGISAYDRAHTVRTAVRPDAKPSDLSQPGHIFPLIAQPGGVLTRAGHTEAASDLPLLAGLEPAGVLVEVLNPDGSMARRPQLEVFAREHGLKMGSIADLIAYRLATEHTVERIDERAIETEFGPFRLVTYRDRIAHDLHFALVRGTPDKATPTLVRVQVENPLSDLLHWRRDDFGVHATDALRAIAAEGQGVMVVLSEPRNADALLARLRKQPEVAANAKDVGQWRRNGAGAQILADLGLGRLRVLGTPRRQVGLAGFGLDVVEYVQP; this is encoded by the coding sequence ATGTCTTTTTCGCCCATCCCCGAGCTGCTGGAAGAGATCCGCAACGGCCGCATGGTCGTCATCGTCGACGACGAGGACCGCGAGAACGAGGGCGACCTGATCATGGCCGCCGAGCTGGTCAAGCCCTCGGACATCAACTTCATGGTCACGCATGCGCGTGGCCTGGTCTGCCTGTCGCTGACACGCGAGCGCTGCGCGCAGCTGGGCCTGGCGCCGATGGTGCAGACCAATACCGCGCAGTTCCACACCAACTTCACCGTCAGCATCGAAGCGGCCGAAGGCGTCACCACCGGCATCTCCGCCTACGACCGCGCTCATACCGTGCGCACGGCGGTGCGTCCGGACGCGAAGCCGAGCGATCTGAGCCAGCCGGGCCATATCTTCCCGCTGATCGCCCAGCCCGGCGGCGTGTTGACCCGCGCCGGCCACACCGAAGCCGCCAGCGACCTGCCGTTGCTGGCCGGGCTGGAGCCGGCCGGCGTGCTGGTGGAAGTGCTGAATCCCGACGGCAGCATGGCGCGGCGCCCGCAGCTGGAGGTGTTCGCGCGCGAGCATGGGCTGAAGATGGGTTCGATCGCCGACCTGATCGCCTACCGTCTGGCCACCGAACACACGGTGGAGCGCATCGACGAACGCGCCATCGAGACCGAGTTCGGTCCGTTCCGGCTGGTCACCTACCGCGACCGCATCGCCCACGACCTGCACTTCGCCCTGGTCCGCGGCACGCCGGACAAGGCCACGCCCACGCTGGTACGCGTGCAGGTGGAGAACCCGCTGAGCGACCTGCTGCATTGGCGGCGCGACGACTTCGGCGTGCACGCCACCGATGCGCTGCGTGCGATCGCCGCCGAAGGGCAGGGCGTGATGGTGGTGCTGTCCGAACCGCGCAACGCCGACGCCCTGCTGGCGCGATTGCGCAAGCAGCCCGAGGTGGCGGCCAACGCCAAGGACGTGGGCCAGTGGCGTCGCAACGGCGCCGGTGCACAGATCCTGGCCGACCTCGGCCTGGGGCGGTTGCGCGTGCTGGGCACGCCGCGCCGGCAGGTCGGCCTGGCCGGCTTCGGCCTGGACGTGGTTGAGTACGTCCAGCCCTGA